The Lysinibacillus pakistanensis genome includes a window with the following:
- a CDS encoding ABC transporter permease has translation MKRSIYAEFLKLRHSRIGFVLVVLPLISMLIGCLNFYFNQGALTNGWYSLWTQVSLFYGEFFLPILIAICCAYVCRLEHLNRNWNMLMTSPVSVSSVFIAKLVVVSILILFVQMLFIGLYLLAGILFTISEPFPVETISMTIRGWFASLSIISLQLALSLRIRSFAIPIGISLCAVFIGLGLYIAKLGLFFPYSLLTFGMSVLNQVEMTGIQNILFWVMNMTFIVIFASMSINQLKNKDIKSS, from the coding sequence ATGAAAAGAAGTATTTATGCTGAATTTCTGAAATTACGGCATTCCCGGATTGGTTTTGTACTTGTTGTACTTCCTCTCATAAGTATGCTGATTGGATGTTTAAATTTTTATTTTAACCAGGGTGCTCTAACAAATGGCTGGTACAGCTTATGGACTCAAGTCAGCTTGTTTTACGGTGAGTTTTTCCTTCCTATCTTGATTGCTATTTGTTGTGCCTATGTATGCAGACTTGAGCATTTAAATCGAAATTGGAATATGCTAATGACCTCTCCTGTATCTGTTTCTAGTGTGTTTATCGCAAAATTGGTGGTTGTGAGCATTCTAATCTTGTTTGTACAAATGCTATTTATAGGCCTCTATTTGCTGGCCGGAATCTTGTTCACCATATCAGAGCCTTTCCCAGTAGAGACGATATCCATGACGATAAGAGGATGGTTTGCTTCTCTATCTATTATATCTTTGCAATTGGCATTGTCTTTACGAATCCGTAGCTTTGCTATACCAATTGGAATTAGTCTATGTGCAGTCTTTATTGGACTGGGTTTGTATATAGCAAAGTTAGGTTTATTTTTCCCTTACTCGTTACTCACTTTTGGTATGAGTGTATTGAATCAAGTGGAGATGACGGGTATACAGAACATTCTGTTTTGGGTGATGAATATGACTTTTATTGTAATTTTTGCGTCTATGTCAATTAATCAATTGAAAAATAAAGATATTAAATCATCCTAA
- a CDS encoding ABC transporter permease: MITTLKLEYFKIRRKKIGMMILLFLTVEILWAFMSISRSIASNPEHAIWESVIFNISSMNGLFMPIISAIVVSRICDMEHKGETWKMLVATNVSRGHLYVAKYLCANSLLLLGILAQTLLMIMFGLIKEFPGSPPIDFFTRFILGTLLTTLAVTALQQWISLVIKNQAFALCLGMLGGFIGMTAGLFPATARHIFIWSYYLDLSPITYLFSASSSTYMKQPVDFVIIGIAVIMTTLFYIAGRIHVSRQEI, translated from the coding sequence GTGATAACAACATTGAAGCTAGAATATTTCAAAATTCGTCGCAAAAAAATAGGGATGATGATTCTATTATTTCTAACTGTAGAAATCCTATGGGCTTTCATGTCTATTAGTCGTTCTATTGCGAGTAATCCCGAACATGCAATCTGGGAATCTGTGATATTTAATATATCCTCCATGAATGGGCTTTTTATGCCGATTATTTCAGCCATTGTCGTCTCTCGGATTTGTGATATGGAGCACAAAGGAGAGACATGGAAAATGCTTGTTGCTACCAATGTGAGCCGTGGTCATCTATATGTAGCGAAATATTTATGCGCCAACAGTCTTCTCTTATTAGGCATCTTAGCACAAACCTTACTCATGATTATGTTTGGGTTGATAAAGGAATTTCCTGGATCACCACCTATTGATTTTTTCACTAGATTTATTTTGGGTACTTTACTGACAACTCTCGCTGTCACAGCACTTCAGCAATGGATTTCTTTAGTTATCAAAAACCAAGCTTTTGCATTGTGTTTGGGAATGCTTGGGGGCTTTATAGGAATGACGGCTGGACTGTTCCCTGCTACTGCCAGACATATTTTTATCTGGTCTTATTATTTGGATCTTAGTCCGATTACTTATCTATTCTCGGCGTCTTCTAGTACCTATATGAAACAGCCTGTTGATTTCGTGATTATCGGAATAGCAGTTATTATGACCACCCTATTCTACATTGCTGGACGCATTCATGTTTCCAGGCAAGAAATCTAA
- a CDS encoding ABC transporter ATP-binding protein has protein sequence MTASAIVQTQNLSKKYGSFNSVNRVDLQVQEGEIYGFLGPNGAGKTTTLKMLLGLVKPSEGTIKIFGESLNKNRPSILHRTGSLIESPSYYGHLTGLENMKVMQRLRNVPDKNVDEALRIVRLENHKNKKAEQYSLGMKQRLGIAMALLAFPKLLILDEPTNGLDPAGIGEIRELIKSLPTSYGITVLLSSHLLSEIDQIATSVGIISEGNLLFQGKMETLRKKSKSSIFLKTGDNTKAEHLLLTQGFCPVESDSWLVFENLIDTKVAEMNKFLVDHNIPVTRIEEHKKSLENIFLEITGKERSL, from the coding sequence ATGACTGCATCGGCTATTGTGCAAACGCAAAATTTATCCAAAAAATATGGGTCTTTTAATTCAGTAAATAGGGTTGATCTTCAAGTTCAAGAAGGAGAAATATACGGGTTTCTTGGACCAAACGGGGCTGGAAAAACAACCACGCTGAAAATGCTACTTGGACTCGTTAAACCTTCTGAAGGGACCATTAAAATTTTCGGAGAGAGCCTAAATAAAAATCGTCCTTCCATTCTACATCGAACTGGGTCGCTTATTGAGTCACCTTCCTATTATGGTCATCTTACGGGGCTTGAGAATATGAAGGTTATGCAACGGCTGCGAAACGTGCCCGATAAGAATGTAGATGAGGCGCTTCGAATCGTACGACTTGAAAATCATAAAAATAAAAAGGCCGAACAATATTCGCTCGGAATGAAGCAACGACTAGGGATTGCAATGGCCCTTCTCGCTTTCCCAAAACTGCTAATCCTCGATGAGCCAACGAATGGTCTTGATCCTGCAGGAATAGGTGAAATTCGAGAACTTATTAAATCCCTACCTACGAGTTATGGCATAACTGTATTGCTCTCAAGTCATCTGCTTTCGGAGATTGATCAAATAGCTACCTCAGTTGGTATTATTAGTGAGGGGAATCTACTATTCCAGGGTAAAATGGAAACCTTAAGAAAAAAAAGTAAAAGCTCCATTTTTCTTAAAACCGGGGACAATACCAAGGCTGAACATTTGCTACTTACCCAAGGCTTTTGTCCGGTTGAGAGTGACAGCTGGCTGGTGTTTGAGAATCTTATAGATACGAAGGTGGCAGAAATGAACAAATTTCTAGTCGATCATAATATTCCTGTCACCCGAATTGAGGAGCATAAAAAAAGTTTAGAGAATATTTTCTTAGAAATTACAGGGAAGGAGCGAAGTTTGTGA
- a CDS encoding GNAT family N-acetyltransferase, translating to MNWQIKEFNQLTTKELYEILKVRAEVFVVEQQCIFQDLDSKDEVSYHLFLEDHSEIVAYLRILPPNISYSEVAIGRVLTKAEHRKKGISKKLVQNAINFVTDFLGEQAIRISAQAYLLKFYNDLGFEPVSEVYLEDGIEHIEMLYRK from the coding sequence ATGAATTGGCAGATAAAAGAATTTAATCAATTAACTACAAAAGAATTATATGAAATTTTAAAAGTAAGAGCAGAAGTATTTGTAGTCGAGCAGCAATGTATATTCCAAGATTTAGATTCAAAAGATGAAGTTTCCTATCATCTGTTCTTGGAAGATCATTCTGAAATAGTCGCTTATTTAAGAATCCTACCTCCAAATATTTCATATTCTGAAGTTGCAATTGGCAGAGTTCTCACTAAAGCAGAACATCGAAAGAAAGGCATTTCTAAGAAATTGGTTCAAAATGCTATAAATTTTGTGACAGATTTTTTGGGAGAACAGGCAATTAGGATTTCTGCACAGGCCTATTTGTTGAAGTTTTACAATGATTTAGGATTTGAGCCAGTGTCGGAAGTTTACTTGGAAGATGGTATAGAGCACATTGAAATGTTGTATAGGAAATAA
- a CDS encoding alpha/beta fold hydrolase → MKRRMGKPLILMLKAIGVIVIAIALFLVIVFIVNIVCNKFEQGKIDIYGQPVAVDGKDMNVFIQGEGKETIVLLPGYGTAAPALDFKPLIDELSPFYKVVVIEPFGYGLSDLTEKERSTENIVSEIHEALQQLHIERYMLMGHSISGLYGLDYVNKYPDEVSAFVGLDSSVPTISEKKIDSSIIRTIKLLKNSGLGRLQVKLSDDPYAELPYDEKTKEQLKILKHKNMYNPSQLNEAEMMYENFKAAKNLSFPKNLPVIFFIQKNHPVTDRWVPEHQKQIKDSVHGKVMTFEGDHYLYRTKAQEIVEHFRAYMDQIK, encoded by the coding sequence ATGAAAAGGAGGATGGGTAAACCGCTCATTCTTATGCTTAAAGCAATCGGAGTTATAGTTATTGCAATAGCGCTTTTTCTGGTCATTGTTTTTATTGTTAATATTGTCTGTAATAAATTCGAGCAAGGAAAAATAGATATTTATGGTCAGCCTGTAGCTGTAGACGGGAAGGATATGAATGTCTTCATTCAAGGAGAAGGCAAAGAAACCATCGTGCTCTTACCTGGTTATGGAACAGCAGCACCAGCACTTGATTTTAAACCACTAATAGATGAACTATCTCCATTTTACAAAGTTGTTGTAATTGAGCCTTTTGGTTATGGATTAAGTGATTTAACCGAGAAGGAACGGAGTACAGAGAATATAGTCAGTGAAATACATGAAGCTCTACAGCAACTTCATATTGAGCGGTATATGCTAATGGGCCACTCCATTTCGGGTCTTTACGGACTAGATTATGTGAACAAATATCCAGATGAAGTGAGTGCATTTGTTGGGCTCGATAGCAGTGTTCCAACGATAAGCGAGAAAAAGATTGATTCTTCAATCATTAGAACTATTAAACTACTAAAAAATTCGGGTTTAGGTAGATTGCAAGTGAAGCTAAGTGATGATCCATATGCCGAACTACCATATGATGAAAAAACAAAAGAACAACTGAAAATTCTTAAGCACAAAAACATGTACAATCCTAGCCAGTTAAATGAAGCTGAAATGATGTATGAAAATTTTAAAGCAGCTAAAAATTTATCATTCCCAAAAAATCTTCCTGTTATTTTCTTTATACAAAAGAATCATCCAGTCACTGACAGATGGGTGCCAGAGCATCAAAAACAAATAAAGGATTCTGTACATGGGAAAGTGATGACATTTGAAGGGGATCATTATTTATATCGTACCAAAGCACAAGAAATTGTAGAACATTTCAGGGCGTATATGGATCAAATAAAATAA
- a CDS encoding NAD(P)/FAD-dependent oxidoreductase, translated as MSKNQKVIIVGAGIVGASIAYNLSKVNKDITLVESHSKASCGVTSNSFAWINPSGRVPENFQHLYGGSLAEYHVLEKEIPELKVDWNGSLSWGIPVNINKSYVEKITGQQVSDLEPHLKEYPKEALYAFKEGAVDPNILTNLLLKKAQENGVNILFDTKVTQVKKEDAKVVGIHTSKGFIESDVIVLANGTALPELCKPLGIEVPVESSPSIIIRMKSSKKLIHTLISNSRFEARQLSDTTLIAAEDYLDDYGENGPEEVGKRALEILRYDLVDGEHLELESIKVGMRPMPKDGYPIVGFHDQVKGLYLAVMHSAITLSPVISRLIAKEIVDNVQLEELEGCRLSRFYKVNEI; from the coding sequence ATGTCTAAAAATCAAAAGGTAATAATTGTTGGGGCAGGGATTGTTGGTGCATCTATTGCTTATAATCTATCAAAAGTAAATAAGGATATCACGTTAGTTGAGAGCCATTCAAAAGCTAGCTGTGGTGTAACATCAAATTCCTTTGCCTGGATTAATCCTTCAGGGCGTGTACCAGAAAACTTCCAACATTTGTATGGCGGATCATTAGCAGAATATCACGTATTGGAAAAAGAGATTCCAGAATTAAAGGTCGATTGGAACGGCTCCCTTTCATGGGGAATTCCTGTAAACATCAATAAATCTTATGTAGAAAAAATAACTGGCCAGCAAGTATCGGACTTAGAACCTCATTTAAAAGAATATCCAAAGGAAGCTCTATATGCTTTTAAAGAAGGTGCGGTAGATCCTAATATTCTAACGAATCTTTTACTCAAGAAAGCCCAAGAAAATGGGGTAAATATATTGTTCGACACAAAAGTAACACAAGTTAAAAAGGAGGATGCTAAAGTTGTTGGCATACATACTTCAAAAGGTTTTATAGAATCAGACGTAATCGTTTTGGCAAACGGCACAGCGTTACCTGAGCTTTGTAAGCCTCTTGGTATTGAGGTACCTGTTGAGTCATCACCTTCTATTATTATTCGAATGAAATCTTCAAAAAAGCTTATTCACACATTAATTTCTAATTCAAGATTTGAAGCAAGACAGCTATCTGATACTACGTTAATTGCTGCTGAAGATTATTTGGATGACTATGGAGAAAATGGACCAGAAGAGGTTGGAAAAAGAGCTTTAGAAATCCTACGCTACGATTTGGTAGATGGGGAACATTTAGAGTTAGAAAGTATCAAAGTAGGAATGAGGCCAATGCCAAAAGACGGTTACCCCATTGTCGGTTTTCACGATCAGGTAAAAGGACTTTATTTAGCAGTTATGCATTCTGCAATTACGTTATCTCCAGTTATTAGTCGATTGATTGCGAAGGAAATCGTAGATAATGTGCAGTTGGAAGAATTAGAAGGTTGTAGACTATCTCGATTTTACAAAGTAAATGAAATATGA
- a CDS encoding DUF362 domain-containing protein, giving the protein MTFVITELCRDEKAAVCLDVCPVNCIVLTDTQYVINPDICIDCGACELVCPVEAIYFEDDLPTEYNSATLLALNHFRN; this is encoded by the coding sequence ATGACTTTTGTAATTACAGAATTATGTAGGGATGAAAAAGCAGCTGTCTGTTTGGATGTCTGTCCTGTAAATTGTATTGTTTTGACGGATACCCAATATGTGATTAATCCTGATATTTGTATTGATTGTGGGGCATGCGAATTAGTTTGTCCAGTAGAGGCAATTTATTTTGAGGACGATTTGCCTACTGAATATAATTCGGCAACATTACTAGCACTTAATCATTTTAGAAATTGA
- a CDS encoding YwhD family protein, producing the protein MKQKMHFTILSNDSTDGDGGYGVGTLDLNNVTPIIIDCENEHVFIDLEALHGRSIIEKKVRFSPDLAHASDNYNRYWIVWVATQIAQNGPFYAGCTASEVRVSKEERRIKLGYKSLPEQVNYLDKALKGQFILNHVDINSKKLLYQFLSGFNEEYWKQSPEELRQQLSI; encoded by the coding sequence ATGAAACAAAAAATGCATTTTACTATTTTAAGTAATGATTCAACAGATGGAGATGGAGGTTACGGAGTAGGTACCCTTGATTTAAATAATGTAACGCCTATTATAATAGATTGTGAAAATGAACACGTATTTATAGACTTAGAAGCTTTACATGGGCGAAGTATAATTGAAAAAAAAGTTCGATTTTCTCCAGATTTAGCTCATGCTAGTGACAATTATAATCGTTATTGGATTGTTTGGGTAGCTACTCAAATTGCTCAAAACGGACCTTTTTATGCGGGATGTACAGCAAGTGAAGTACGCGTATCAAAAGAAGAACGCCGAATTAAACTTGGCTATAAATCGTTGCCAGAACAAGTAAATTACTTGGATAAGGCACTTAAAGGGCAATTTATCCTGAATCATGTAGATATTAATTCAAAAAAATTACTTTATCAGTTTTTATCTGGATTTAATGAGGAGTACTGGAAACAGTCACCTGAAGAATTAAGACAACAACTATCTATTTAG
- a CDS encoding sensor histidine kinase, giving the protein MKKNILIIVSIIMLFVIVFSLGNWHYFSNTHPKIVYEGLVKIDAEQLQKPVKLEGDWAFYPNLLIPPKDRLENYKNKKETLHVPFNWETYVERNKEGLAVGTYHVKIDVPTEGFYGLYIRSIRQASRVFINGVEVGSKGNASTVLSEYESENDDKYTVFAHSNNKVLDIVIHVANYNYSQPGIVYPIEFGTKKVIQQHYNWKVFIDALVSIGHIVIGVVYILTYIQNRKRKEELFFGFFTISLGFYMAFINQKVFFLLVSDILPVDQLRLQLGIIPIALLALTLFIYSMYPHLQKRKIIYCLIILLGVVFVFYGIYNPITKNQRASSDFEVFWRKIAYISVTAPVVFYNLWILIRVMLHRLEGVRYVLIVISAICCYSILLTLNFLMGIPIDYTEFVLFLLILFGFASLLNFRANQAFMKIQALSEELLAHNQMKDEFLLKTSHELRTPLNGILNLSKSLMEGAQGPLKRAQQEQVILIHNVTQRLGHLVEDLLFSSNQMTGEVRVTPRSIPPSVINEVVVEIRSMMSKNSQVSVNAEVDLELPHIFTDELRFKQVLYNLLQNAMKYTEVGEIKVTAFVHQQQMVIQVSDTGCGIPAQDLDRIFNAFYLGNNHQNREGLGLGLSITKNIVEKLNGDIHVSSMIGQGTTFTFTMPLATGEHLSIEQSATIASDTITEIQLQLPLIYKGNSKKILVVDDNHVNIKALADALPLKGYTVIAVDNGFDAIDYIKTNHVDCMLIDLMMNGMSGYELCKRVRKQFDMLELPIITLTAIMKHSDLLVTLKVGANDYLQKPISMDELFIRIESLLAVRQSSIDAIEVEMNYLYSQITPHFVYNTLNTIIGLSYTDMDNTREALYCLTTYFRAKLNVHYRNSFVSVEEEMELVKAYLYIEKMRFGDRLSIKYDIDESIQLMIPALSIQPLVENAVFHGISKKQEGGTIEVSVQREGQLVRIKIYDNGVGMPEEKLQQLINEESTRIGFMNPLKKFKLIKNASLRLYSEEGKGTTIVVLLPEGGGA; this is encoded by the coding sequence ATGAAAAAGAATATCCTAATCATTGTGAGTATTATCATGCTGTTTGTTATTGTCTTTTCCCTTGGCAATTGGCATTATTTCTCCAATACCCATCCAAAAATTGTATACGAAGGATTGGTAAAGATAGATGCTGAGCAATTACAAAAGCCAGTAAAACTAGAAGGGGATTGGGCTTTTTATCCAAACCTCTTAATTCCTCCAAAGGACAGGCTTGAAAACTACAAAAATAAAAAGGAGACATTACATGTACCCTTTAATTGGGAGACGTATGTAGAGAGAAATAAAGAGGGACTTGCTGTTGGTACCTATCATGTCAAAATAGATGTGCCGACAGAAGGATTTTATGGCTTATATATTAGATCTATCCGACAAGCTAGTCGAGTTTTTATTAATGGTGTAGAGGTTGGGTCTAAAGGAAATGCAAGCACAGTCTTAAGTGAATATGAATCTGAAAATGATGATAAATATACAGTATTTGCGCACAGTAATAATAAGGTATTAGACATTGTCATCCATGTAGCGAACTACAATTATTCGCAGCCTGGTATCGTTTATCCTATTGAATTTGGCACGAAGAAGGTCATTCAACAGCATTACAATTGGAAAGTGTTTATAGATGCATTAGTAAGTATTGGGCATATAGTTATTGGGGTCGTTTATATTCTTACATATATACAAAATCGCAAACGCAAAGAAGAGCTGTTCTTTGGTTTTTTTACAATTTCTTTAGGGTTTTATATGGCATTTATTAATCAAAAAGTATTTTTTCTATTAGTTTCAGACATACTACCTGTCGATCAATTGCGTCTACAGCTCGGTATCATTCCAATAGCATTACTAGCTTTGACACTATTTATCTATTCGATGTATCCGCATCTACAAAAAAGAAAAATAATATATTGTCTTATCATTTTACTTGGTGTGGTATTTGTTTTTTACGGTATATACAATCCAATTACAAAAAATCAAAGAGCCTCTTCAGATTTTGAGGTGTTCTGGAGAAAAATAGCTTATATCAGTGTTACTGCACCGGTTGTATTTTATAATCTATGGATTCTAATTAGGGTTATGCTACATCGACTAGAAGGTGTTCGTTATGTTCTAATCGTGATTTCAGCTATTTGTTGTTATTCAATTTTACTCACTTTAAATTTCTTAATGGGCATTCCTATAGATTATACAGAATTTGTGTTATTTTTACTGATTTTGTTCGGGTTTGCATCATTATTAAATTTTCGTGCGAATCAAGCCTTTATGAAAATCCAAGCATTATCAGAAGAATTGCTGGCACATAACCAAATGAAGGATGAATTTCTACTGAAAACTTCACATGAATTACGTACACCACTTAACGGTATTTTGAATTTATCAAAATCCTTAATGGAAGGGGCTCAGGGACCTTTAAAACGAGCGCAACAGGAGCAAGTCATTTTAATTCATAATGTCACACAGCGTTTAGGACATTTAGTAGAGGATTTGTTGTTTTCTTCAAATCAAATGACGGGAGAAGTAAGGGTTACCCCACGTAGTATCCCACCATCCGTTATTAATGAAGTAGTAGTAGAAATTCGTAGTATGATGTCAAAGAATAGCCAAGTTAGTGTTAATGCTGAAGTGGATTTAGAATTACCTCATATATTCACGGATGAGTTACGCTTTAAGCAAGTTCTATATAATTTGTTGCAAAACGCTATGAAATATACAGAAGTTGGAGAAATCAAAGTGACAGCCTTTGTCCATCAACAGCAGATGGTCATCCAAGTAAGTGATACAGGCTGTGGTATTCCAGCACAAGATTTAGATCGTATCTTTAATGCCTTCTATCTAGGAAATAATCATCAAAATAGGGAAGGGCTCGGTTTGGGCTTAAGTATTACTAAAAATATTGTTGAAAAATTAAATGGCGATATTCATGTTTCAAGTATGATAGGGCAAGGTACTACATTTACATTTACAATGCCACTTGCCACTGGCGAACATCTGAGCATAGAGCAATCGGCTACAATTGCCTCTGATACTATTACTGAAATACAGTTACAATTACCACTTATCTATAAAGGGAATAGTAAAAAAATACTTGTAGTGGATGATAACCATGTCAATATAAAAGCTTTAGCTGATGCTTTACCACTTAAAGGATATACAGTTATTGCAGTCGATAATGGGTTTGATGCGATAGATTATATTAAAACTAATCATGTAGATTGTATGTTAATCGATCTAATGATGAATGGGATGTCAGGATATGAGCTATGTAAACGAGTACGTAAACAATTTGATATGCTGGAGCTACCTATTATTACCTTAACAGCGATTATGAAGCATTCTGATTTATTGGTAACCTTAAAAGTCGGTGCAAATGATTATTTACAGAAGCCTATTTCGATGGATGAACTTTTTATTCGCATCGAATCTTTATTAGCTGTTCGACAATCTTCAATAGATGCAATAGAGGTAGAAATGAATTATTTATATTCTCAGATTACTCCACATTTTGTTTATAATACGCTTAATACTATTATCGGTTTAAGCTATACAGATATGGACAACACTCGTGAAGCACTATATTGTTTAACAACCTATTTCCGTGCAAAGCTTAATGTCCATTATCGAAATAGCTTTGTCTCTGTTGAAGAAGAGATGGAGCTTGTAAAAGCATATTTATATATTGAAAAGATGCGTTTTGGTGATCGATTAAGTATCAAATATGATATTGATGAATCCATTCAATTAATGATTCCTGCTTTATCCATTCAGCCATTAGTGGAAAATGCTGTTTTCCATGGTATTTCTAAAAAACAAGAGGGAGGAACCATTGAGGTAAGTGTCCAAAGGGAGGGACAATTAGTCCGAATCAAAATCTATGATAACGGAGTAGGTATGCCTGAGGAAAAACTACAGCAGCTGATAAACGAAGAAAGCACACGGATTGGATTTATGAATCCTTTAAAAAAATTCAAATTAATAAAAAATGCTAGTTTACGTTTATACAGTGAGGAAGGAAAGGGGACAACGATTGTTGTTTTATTACCTGAGGGCGGTGGAGCATGA
- a CDS encoding TetR/AcrR family transcriptional regulator, with amino-acid sequence MPKFTDNEKEHIKQDLLTKGRNIFIKYGLAKTSIDEIIRECGIAKGTFYKFFNSKEELYYEILINEVEIREEVLNELFRKNLTSKELLHSFFHFSFDSVEKNPFLQQVFQNDEHDRLLRKLPAQMSEFNQMNAMRGIEAVNFLMEQGTLPKNDPRVIVGIMQAVMTLRLHKSEIGDDIFPIVKDKIIEFVVEGLLKEKN; translated from the coding sequence ATGCCAAAATTTACTGATAACGAAAAGGAGCACATTAAACAAGATCTTTTGACAAAAGGTCGTAATATTTTTATTAAATACGGTCTCGCAAAGACGAGTATTGATGAAATCATTAGAGAATGTGGTATTGCCAAAGGAACTTTTTATAAATTTTTCAATTCTAAAGAAGAGCTTTATTATGAAATATTAATAAATGAAGTAGAAATTCGAGAGGAAGTTCTTAATGAACTGTTTCGAAAAAACCTTACATCAAAAGAATTGTTACATTCATTCTTTCATTTTTCTTTTGATTCAGTCGAAAAAAATCCTTTTCTACAACAAGTTTTTCAAAATGATGAACATGATCGACTGTTGCGTAAATTACCAGCCCAAATGTCAGAGTTTAATCAAATGAATGCAATGAGAGGTATTGAGGCGGTTAATTTCCTAATGGAGCAAGGGACATTGCCAAAAAATGACCCTAGAGTGATTGTAGGAATTATGCAGGCCGTTATGACATTACGTTTACACAAAAGTGAAATAGGTGACGATATTTTCCCTATTGTGAAAGATAAGATTATTGAATTTGTAGTAGAAGGATTATTAAAAGAAAAAAATTAA
- a CDS encoding tyrosine-protein phosphatase, whose translation MIAIGENLVKFDGLYNFRDIGGFITNDGRVMKKGILFRSDELSRLSVKDIDIFNDFKIKLICDLRTDQERKSKPSKILSEQAIKVMNISIQDRSQEFTRFEFFKFLVSKSNSINFEIMMKEMYYNMAFINNSKINEVITSLSNQNHLPALIHCTGGKDRTGFISALIQLLVGVPYHKVMEEYLYSNHLIEPKMKKVEKMIKWMSLFQVSSEKIKPMLEVRKEYLEDVYREIIKQYGDIENYLYEGCGIKKECLSKLKNMLLE comes from the coding sequence ATGATTGCTATTGGAGAAAATCTGGTTAAATTTGATGGACTTTATAATTTCCGAGACATTGGGGGTTTTATAACAAATGATGGAAGGGTAATGAAAAAGGGTATCCTTTTTCGTTCTGATGAGTTATCAAGGCTTTCTGTAAAAGATATAGATATATTTAATGATTTTAAAATTAAACTAATCTGTGATTTAAGAACAGACCAAGAAAGAAAATCAAAGCCTAGTAAAATCTTATCAGAACAAGCTATAAAGGTGATGAACATTTCTATTCAAGATAGAAGTCAAGAATTCACACGTTTTGAATTCTTCAAATTTCTAGTAAGTAAATCAAACTCAATAAATTTTGAAATAATGATGAAAGAAATGTACTACAATATGGCCTTTATTAACAATTCAAAAATTAATGAAGTGATTACATCGCTTTCTAATCAAAATCATTTGCCTGCCTTAATTCATTGTACTGGGGGGAAAGATCGAACTGGTTTCATTTCTGCGCTAATACAATTGCTGGTTGGAGTTCCATATCATAAAGTAATGGAAGAATATTTGTACTCTAATCATCTAATTGAACCTAAAATGAAAAAAGTGGAGAAAATGATTAAATGGATGAGCCTTTTCCAAGTATCTTCAGAGAAAATAAAACCAATGCTAGAAGTTCGAAAAGAATATTTAGAAGATGTTTATCGTGAAATCATTAAACAATATGGTGATATAGAAAATTATTTATATGAGGGTTGTGGTATAAAGAAAGAGTGTTTATCAAAATTAAAAAATATGCTACTTGAATAA